The following are encoded together in the Kwoniella newhampshirensis strain CBS 13917 chromosome 7, whole genome shotgun sequence genome:
- a CDS encoding protoporphyrinogen oxidase → MPPPPPSHITVLGAGLTGLSTAFHLSRHLPRTSKINLIEGSSRLGGWIDSRDHLVGFKDPSSGEMREGKVVLETGPRSIRPRGSRGAASMLRMLRDLDLLDSIVPIPFSHPSAQNRFLLDTSSSSLTALPSSPLSLIRTQPPLLKGLLSSIASEPFKSKRNLQTTSAQDVNEKMSPLSEPYDGRDESVDSFFRRRFGPDIADNLASAMVHGIYAASSRDLSVRAAFPSLWDSERRYGSVVAGMFLGTKSRSEREDEKREWRELGELGEEREKWSLYGLRGGLGSLISRLKDFVVKDDRVEIILDEMVRKIDHHDSTRTKSKKITVDGKEREMMTIHTGSRSFETSHLISALPSSRLPIASLPNLTYNPSTSVGVINLVYPLPPSEVHPAGFGYLVPRPSIDETNKGGRNPSGVLGCIFDSTALPSDPPELGGKITKLTMMIGGPYWSSYHPVQPLPSNADDLIPQAIEHLEAVFPHLKCVRPILKIANLHTNCIPTYLPGHGDRLRELHAAIESGPWGGKLSLVGNSYGGVGVNDCVYHGELVAKGLAQGNRLTGLEKWANWD, encoded by the exons ATGCCCCCACCTCCCCCATCACATATAACAGTCCTAGGCGCCGGTTTGACCGGACTCTCAACGGCCTTCCACCTGTCCCGACATCTACCTCGCACGTCCAAGATCAACTTGATAGAAGGCTCGTCAAGGCTGGGAGGATGGATAGATTCCAGAGATCATCTTGTCGGGTTCAAGGATCCGAGCAGtggggagatgagagagggCAAGGTGGTGTTGGAGACGGGTCCGAGGAGTATACGACCGAGGGGGAGTAGAGGTGCAGCGAGTATGTTGAGGATG CTGCGCGATCTGGACCTCCTCGACTCGATCGTCCCTATCCCATTCTCACATCCTTCCGCCCAGAACCGATTCTTACTAGACACTTCAAGCTCTTCCCTCACTGCTCTTCCGTCATCACCGCTATCGCTCATCCGTACTCAACCGCCCTTGCTCAAGGGTTTACTCTCGTCAATCGCGTCCGAGCCATTCAAGTCGAAACGCAATTTACAAACCACGTCGGCCCAAGACGTCAACGAAAAGATGTCCCCTCTCTCCGAGCCATATGACGGGCGTGACGAGAGCGTCGattccttcttccgaaGACGGTTCGGTCCCGATATAGCCGACAACCTGGCCTCAGCGATGGTGCACGGCATCTACGCGGCCTCGTCTCGCGACCTATCGGTCCGAGCTGCCTTCCCCTCGTTATGGGATTCCGAACGGAGATACGGTTCCGTCGTCGCCGGCATGTTCCTCGGCACGAAGAGCAGATCCGAgcgagaggacgagaagagagaatggCGAGAATTGGGGGAattgggagaagagagggagaaatgGAGTTTGTACGGTCTGAGAGGGGGATTGGGAAGTTTGATCtctcgattgaaagatTTCGTTGTCAAGGACGATCGTGTGGAAatcatcctcgatgagatggtcCGAAAGATCGATCACCATGATTCCACTCGCacgaagtcgaagaagatcacgGTTGATGGGAAAGAacgagagatgatgacgatacATACTGGATCGAGATCGTTCGAGACATCGCATCTGATCTCTGccttgccttcttcccgacTACCTATAGCCTCGCTCCCGAACCTGACCTATAACCCATCGACTAGTGTCGGAGTCATCAACCTCGTCTACCCCTTACCTCCATCCGAGGTCCATCCTGCCGGATTCGGATATCTCGTCCCTCGACCTTCGATCGACGAGACCAACAAGGGAGGCAGGAATCCGTCAGGTGTACTGGGATGTATATTCGACTCGACGGCCTTACCCTCGGATCCACCCGAACTAGGAGGGAAAATcaccaaactcaccatgatGATCGGTGGTCCCTACTGGTCATCGTACCATCCCGTCCAACCTCTCCCTTCAAACGCAGATGATCTCATACCACAAGCCATCGAGCATCTGGAAGCGGTATTCCCTCATCTGAAATGCGTACGACCGATATTGAAAATCGCGAACCTGCATACCAATTGCATTCCGACATATCTACCAGGACACGGAGATAGGTTACGGGAGTTACACGCGGCGATCGAATCGGGGCCTTGGGGCGGCAAGTTGAGCTTGGTAGGTAACTCGTATGGCGGCGTTGGCGTCAACGATTGTGTGTATCACGGTGAATTGGTAGCGAAAGGTTTAGCACAGGGAAACCGTTTGACAGGGTTGGAGAAGTGGGCAAATTGGGATTAG